The Lutzomyia longipalpis isolate SR_M1_2022 chromosome 2, ASM2433408v1 DNA window aatacaattaaaaaaaaagttaggttTAGGTAAAAAgaacttaatattttattttaaaaacttgaGACTTAGCTTAATAGAATTAAGACAttaagcctgacttaagaattaattatttaacctAAATATTCCTTATGATTGAATAGTTTCGGAAAATTGggagaaacaagaaaattacaaacaaaaagcgacctaaaaatttttttttaataaaaaaaaattccttgtCTATTGAGATGTAGACGTAATTATTAGTCAGGTGGTAAGCCTATTTGCAACTTAGGACGTTCTCTACGAAtttaattgtattaaaattgaCTGTTAACGCGTAAACCGTATAAccaatttaaaagtaaaatcgGTCAGGCTTTCATCCCTTACGTAGAACAATCCATTACCAATTTAAACAGTTTGCTTGGCCTATTAACTCTTCTAAATTCCAAAAATCTATCACCATTGAACATTGCCTAATCTAAAAaggatttcaaaattttcaaacgacTACTTTAGACTAACTACAAACTGCAACAGaattctctgatttttttgaaagatttttttggtaaaaaaaaaaacatttcgaGATCGCTGTGTAGTTATACATAattcatttgttttttttagttgttgCCTTGTTTAATTCGGACAATAGattgtacatatataacaataaatttcatacTTCAACTATATTTCTCAACAGATGCGTAAATTCCCTTTCTATTAGTTCCTTTCACTGCGAGGATTAAGATAAAAATGACGTAGTAATGCAGCatcagaaagaattttttttattaaatattaaaattaaataaataaatgaaaggaAAGATTAATTCTTACCTCGTAACTTTGTCCATAAGCGTATTGATACGTGTCTCAGAATAACCGGGCACCAATTTATGTATGATTTCTTTAACGAAGAGATCACTAACACCTGGGCTACTTCGCTCAGCCAACTCGAAAGCAGCTCTTAAATCTACAACATCTAGTGCCGGTGTATTTTGACTTGAGTAGTGATATTTACGCTGCAACTAAATGAAttataaagaatattattttaattgtcataaaacattaaattgatAGGATATAGGTACTTTAAACAAATACTCACATCAGATAAAAGGGAAGAGATAAAACTATTGAGACATGAATTAACACGAGTCCCAGCTTTTGTAGCACTTGATACGGAATTAATGCTATTTCCAGTTGTATTTCCATTAGCTGCATTGCTGTGTGTAATTGGAAACGATGGAGATACAGACAAGGATGCTGGTGTTGTTGTATTGGCACCAACATTCGTATTACTGGCATTGTGTCCTCCAATTTGTGATTGGGGAGCCTCTTTATTGTCACGATGATCACGCCTTAGGCTTATTCGTTTCTCCTCTTGTTGCATTGCTGACTGTTGCTCACTCATTCGATCATTTGtataattctaataaaaaaattatttgatttttttttagcaataaaataaagaaagaaaggtaataaaaaaaatctttcatattAGTACAAATTaagggagaaaaataaataaaaacattaaatctCACCTCCTTGGATAATTTCCTATTGTCACGCAACTCTTTGGACTCTTTTTCCCGTTCACGTGTCTCCCAATCGTGTTCTTTCAGCTGTGTTGTCTCCTTTTGAGAACTATGTTGATTATCTTCCTTTTCCTTCATCGTTTGAACACTAGCAGGAACAATAACAGATGCTGCTACGGTTGATTGTTGTATTTGAGTAGATTGGAACTCTCCTCTATCGCGTTCCTTCCTACTATCTCCAACCTGTTGCAATAGTTGATTACCTGCTGCAGATGGCCGtgtctaaaataaaaatatatgttatatgtagaaattattttacaggtacgaaagaaaacttaaaaggTTCTGCCTTATTGCGACGCCAAAAACGACTAATTGTGACTCAATTGTCTTATTGTAACGCAACTTTTGCCTTAGACTCAGCTTTTGCCTAATGTTGActcaatttcaaatttaagtatttcttgccttatatttattttttcaacgtGCCTTTAGGTTAAAACTCGTAACTGCATTAGGTATTTTGTAGTATAGAtacttattttaaattaacagaCTCGCTCTAgtggaatttaaatttaataaagtctGTTTGTTTGTGGTAAGTGAAGTCCTCCGAAATGCTTAGATCGGTCCTAAATGAAATTTAGTATGGAGCTAGAGAGGACTATATTACGAGTTGCAGCCTCATCCTTCCCACGACTTAGTGTCCaactaaaaaatcaaattaaccACTTCTTACCTGATAAATGGATAAATAATtcgttttaatattttttaagcatatATTGATCCATTGCATAACATTTCATTAGGCATGTATaatattagttaaaaattgagtcaacaTTAGGCAAAAGCTGAGTTTGTAAAAGGCAAAATCAGAGTCACAATAAGACTATGGGAGTCACAaatagtctttttttttaacataccTGATTTAACTTATAAAGATTCAAATTTGAATCCTTTGATGGCGAATTATTAGCTCCATTGTGTATAAGCGGAACTGACGCATTATCCTCGACTAGAGGCGGTGGCGGGcccttaaaattattataattatgTAGACCCTTCACTGTCATAATCCAAGGTTCATCCAAATCACTATCTGGCTTTGATTCCTCCCTAATATAGATAGAcaaagaaaagataaataatagttcttcaatctttttttaagcaaaagaaacttaaaaaaaaaacttacgaatctgaattttccgattCCGTTTCACTTTCATCACCCTTTTGTGATTTCCATTTCTTATATCGATCAATTAGATCAATGaggtaagaatttttcttggcctttttaataaaagcaAATTTAAGTAATTCCTTAGCAGTTGGTCTCTAaagtggaaataaaaataaatgtaaataaacGTACATAGATAAACACCTTATATATAACTAACGTTTTCAGGATCTTTATTGAGACATGCTTCAACGAATTCCTTAAATGGCTTCGTGTAATTTCCTGTAAGTTGTGGTGGATTGTTTTTAGGTATGAGAAAGAGCACCCTCATTGGATGCAATTCCGAATTGGGTGGCTCTCCTTTTGCCAATTCAATTGCTGTGATACCTAATGACCATATATCCGCCTTGGAGTCATACATTGATTGTTTTATCACTTCTGGTGCCATCCAGAATGGTGTTCCAACAAATGTATTGCGCTTTGATGTTGTATTTGTCAATTGACCAGCAACACCAAAATCTGCCAATTTAACATCACCCATCTCACTAAGGAGCACATTGGCAGCCTTAATGTCACGATGGAGTTTACGTTCTGAATGTAGATAGTCCAAACCCTTGAGTACTTCACGCAAAATTATAGCAATGTGCATCTCTTCGAAGGAACCAGCTTTCATGAGATCCAAAGCTGATCCACCGCCCAAATATTCCATAATAATCCATAACTTCGTGCCCTATAAGTACATACGTACAAAATAATTGGATTATTCGTTAATATTCTGatgatttgccaaagaaatcaaaataatcattttttagcCTTAAAATGGCTCAGATTGAGGAGCAGAAGATTAAAAAGTAGAacagtaaattcaacccgaaacatatttatttcaagcctaaaaaaagGCAGGGACAGAggcctaaaaaatatttaaggggAGGTCCCTTAGAAGAATCTTTGcttttgagacattttaaatattttaatttttcttcaagttctTAGACTTTAGTTTTGAAGTGTTGGCCAaatttgaagcctaattacTTAAGTGtaataaaatcacttttcgccatctttggtgcgacgccatcttgcaattttccgagtttttcACAGAACTGCTCTAAGCataaaggtaggtttttctcaggatctactggatggattttgatggggtaaaaagcaaatgaaagagcaaataccaatgcagattctgatgtaccagaatttagaatttccactctggggctgagaaaagtggaaaaatgtgacttttttcagatatttttgacgtttttccacttttctcagccccagaatggaaattcaaaattctggtacatcaaaatctgcattgatatttcctctttcatttgctttttaccccatcaaaatccatccagtagatcctgagaaaaacctacctttgtgttttgagaaaaattacaagatggcggaaagtgattttcttactcttcaataaaaagtatttaaatgtAGCCAACACCGGAAAaccaggtttaagaaaaactccaagagaaataaaaacatttaattacaccagctctcaaaagagaccctcCTTAATTAAAGCTTAGAAAGTATAGagagtaataaattcaagccgaaaagtagtaaattccaTCCGAAACGTGAtaattttaagcttaaaagtATTTGTTTGGTT harbors:
- the LOC129791321 gene encoding germinal center kinase 1 isoform X2, translated to MWRDISATAIQAPLGTYQQYPAAASGGTPGGASGGANENRWNVPGQRSSYSLPHPAHANSNTRWQHFDGPSSHTLAHSPSFQNIPSSAHGPLADGARHAKSRPASMYDTPQSQSSYLPSFFLSGITKSAKTAKNYHYHHQQIGHNNVQQRLRQGPGELKVDPELIFTKQERIGKGSFGEVFKGVDNRTQQVVAIKIIDLEEAEDEIEDIQQEIMVLSQCDSPFVTKYYGSYLKGTKLWIIMEYLGGGSALDLMKAGSFEEMHIAIILREVLKGLDYLHSERKLHRDIKAANVLLSEMGDVKLADFGVAGQLTNTTSKRNTFVGTPFWMAPEVIKQSMYDSKADIWSLGITAIELAKGEPPNSELHPMRVLFLIPKNNPPQLTGNYTKPFKEFVEACLNKDPENRPTAKELLKFAFIKKAKKNSYLIDLIDRYKKWKSQKGDESETESENSDSEESKPDSDLDEPWIMTVKGLHNYNNFKGPPPPLVEDNASVPLIHNGANNSPSKDSNLNLYKLNQTRPSAAGNQLLQQVGDSRKERDRGEFQSTQIQQSTVAASVIVPASVQTMKEKEDNQHSSQKETTQLKEHDWETREREKESKELRDNRKLSKENYTNDRMSEQQSAMQQEEKRISLRRDHRDNKEAPQSQIGGHNASNTNVGANTTTPASLSVSPSFPITHSNAANGNTTGNSINSVSSATKAGTRVNSCLNSFISSLLSDLQRKYHYSSQNTPALDVVDLRAAFELAERSSPGVSDLFVKEIIHKLVPGYSETRINTLMDKVTSERN
- the LOC129791321 gene encoding serine/threonine-protein kinase 26 isoform X4, which produces MAFNEKVDPELIFTKQERIGKGSFGEVFKGVDNRTQQVVAIKIIDLEEAEDEIEDIQQEIMVLSQCDSPFVTKYYGSYLKGTKLWIIMEYLGGGSALDLMKAGSFEEMHIAIILREVLKGLDYLHSERKLHRDIKAANVLLSEMGDVKLADFGVAGQLTNTTSKRNTFVGTPFWMAPEVIKQSMYDSKADIWSLGITAIELAKGEPPNSELHPMRVLFLIPKNNPPQLTGNYTKPFKEFVEACLNKDPENRPTAKELLKFAFIKKAKKNSYLIDLIDRYKKWKSQKGDESETESENSDSEESKPDSDLDEPWIMTVKGLHNYNNFKGPPPPLVEDNASVPLIHNGANNSPSKDSNLNLYKLNQTRPSAAGNQLLQQVGDSRKERDRGEFQSTQIQQSTVAASVIVPASVQTMKEKEDNQHSSQKETTQLKEHDWETREREKESKELRDNRKLSKENYTNDRMSEQQSAMQQEEKRISLRRDHRDNKEAPQSQIGGHNASNTNVGANTTTPASLSVSPSFPITHSNAANGNTTGNSINSVSSATKAGTRVNSCLNSFISSLLSDLQRKYHYSSQNTPALDVVDLRAAFELAERSSPGVSDLFVKEIIHKLVPGYSETRINTLMDKVTSERN
- the LOC129791321 gene encoding serine/threonine-protein kinase 26 isoform X3 → MAFNEKVDPELIFTKQERIGKGSFGEVFKGVDNRTQQVVAIKIIDLEEAEDEIEDIQQEIMVLSQCDSPFVTKYYGSYLKGTKLWIIMEYLGGGSALDLMKAGSFEEMHIAIILREVLKGLDYLHSERKLHRDIKAANVLLSEMGDVKLADFGVAGQLTNTTSKRNTFVGTPFWMAPEVIKQSMYDSKADIWSLGITAIELAKGEPPNSELHPMRVLFLIPKNNPPQLTGNYTKPFKEFVEACLNKDPENRPTAKELLKFAFIKKAKKNSYLIDLIDRYKKWKSQKGDESETESENSDSEESKPDSDLDEPWIMTVKGLHNYNNFKGPPPPLVEDNASVPLIHNGANNSPSKDSNLNLYKLNQTRPSAAGNQLLQQVGDSRKERDRGEFQSTQIQQSTVAASVIVPASVQTMKEKEDNQHSSQKETTQLKEHDWETREREKESKELRDNRKLSKENYTNDRMSEQQSAMQQEEKRISLRRDHRDNKEAPQSQIGGHNASNTNVGANTTTPASLSVSPSFPITHSNAANGNTTGNSINSVSSATKAGTRVNSCLNSFISSLLSDLQRKYHYSSQNTPALDVVDLRAAFELAERSSPGVSDLFVKEIIHKLVPGYSETRINTLMDKVTRAPYVGFHSK
- the LOC129791321 gene encoding germinal center kinase 1 isoform X1, yielding MWRDISATAIQAPLGTYQQYPAAASGGTPGGASGGANENRWNVPGQRSSYSLPHPAHANSNTRWQHFDGPSSHTLAHSPSFQNIPSSAHGPLADGARHAKSRPASMYDTPQSQSSYLPSFFLSGITKSAKTAKNYHYHHQQIGHNNVQQRLRQGPGELKVDPELIFTKQERIGKGSFGEVFKGVDNRTQQVVAIKIIDLEEAEDEIEDIQQEIMVLSQCDSPFVTKYYGSYLKGTKLWIIMEYLGGGSALDLMKAGSFEEMHIAIILREVLKGLDYLHSERKLHRDIKAANVLLSEMGDVKLADFGVAGQLTNTTSKRNTFVGTPFWMAPEVIKQSMYDSKADIWSLGITAIELAKGEPPNSELHPMRVLFLIPKNNPPQLTGNYTKPFKEFVEACLNKDPENRPTAKELLKFAFIKKAKKNSYLIDLIDRYKKWKSQKGDESETESENSDSEESKPDSDLDEPWIMTVKGLHNYNNFKGPPPPLVEDNASVPLIHNGANNSPSKDSNLNLYKLNQTRPSAAGNQLLQQVGDSRKERDRGEFQSTQIQQSTVAASVIVPASVQTMKEKEDNQHSSQKETTQLKEHDWETREREKESKELRDNRKLSKENYTNDRMSEQQSAMQQEEKRISLRRDHRDNKEAPQSQIGGHNASNTNVGANTTTPASLSVSPSFPITHSNAANGNTTGNSINSVSSATKAGTRVNSCLNSFISSLLSDLQRKYHYSSQNTPALDVVDLRAAFELAERSSPGVSDLFVKEIIHKLVPGYSETRINTLMDKVTRAPYVGFHSK